In Janthinobacterium agaricidamnosum NBRC 102515 = DSM 9628, the DNA window TGCTCCTGCGCCAGCCGTTAGCGGCGGCCTGGTCGAAGTCAAGGTGCCGGATATCGGCGACTTCAAGGAAGTCGAAGTCATCGAACTGATGGTCAAGGTGGGCGACACCGTCAAGGTCGACCAGTCGCTGGTGACGGTGGAATCCGACAAGGCCAGCATGGAAATCCCGTCCAGCCACGCCGGTGTCGTCAAGGAACTGAAAATCAAGGTTGGCGACAAGGTCGCCGAAGGCAGCCTGGTGCTGGTCCTGGAAGCCAGCGCTGGCGCACCCGCCGCCGCGCCAGCCGCCGCACCGGCTCCGGCTGCCGCCGTCGCGGCCCCGGCCGCTGCCGCCCCTGTCGCCGCCGCGGCGCCTGTGGCTGCCCCTGCGCCAGCCGCCGCGTCTGCCGTCAACGGCAAGCTGGCGCACGCATCGCCATCGATCCGCAAGTTCGCGCGCGAACTGGGCGTCGAGCTGGCCCGCGTGGGCGGTTCCGGTCCGAAAGGCCGCATCACCCAGGAAGACGTGCAGAATTTCGTCAAGGGCGTGATGTCGGGCGCCGTCGCCGCGCCAGGTGCTGCCAATGCGGCGCCGGTCGCCAAGGCCGGTTCCGGCGTGGGCCTGGACTTGCTGCCATGGCCGTCGCTGGACTTCAGCAAATTCGGCGCCACCGAATTGCTGCCGCTGTCGCGCATCAAGAAAATCAGCGGCCCCAACCTGCACCGCAACTGGGTCATGATCCCGCACGTCACCCAGTTCGACGAAGCCGACGTGACCGACCTGGAAGCGTTCCGCGTCGACACCAACGCCGCCAACGCCAAGAACAAGGATGCCGCCAAGCTGACCATGCTGGCGTTCGTCATCAAGGCGTCGGTCGCCGCGCTGAAGAAATTCCCGGCATTTAACGCTTCGCTGGACCCCAAGGGCGAAAACCTGATCTTGAAGCAGTACTACAACATCGGCTTCGCGGCCGACACGCCGAACGGCCTGGTGGTTCCTGTGATCAAGAACGCGGACCAGAAGAGCGTGACGCAAATCGCCAGGGAAATGACCGATTTGTCGCTGCAAGCGCGCGAAGGCAAGCTGAAACCGGCCGACATGCAGGGCGCCAGCTTCACCATCTCGTCGCTGGGCGGCATTGGCGGCACGCATTTCACGCCGATCGTCAATGCGCCGGAAGTGGCCATCCTGGGCCTGTCGAAAGCGTCGATCAAGCCGGTATGGGACGGCAAGGCCTTCCAGCCGCGCCTGATGATGGGCACCTCGCTGTCCTACGATCACCGGGTGGTCGACGGCGCGATGGGCGCGCGGTTCTCGGTGTACCTCGGCGAAGTGCTGGCCGACATGCGCAAAATTCTGCTGTAAGGAGCGATTGATGAGCACAGTAGAGGTAAAAGTACCGAATATCGGCGACTTCAAGGAAGTCGAAGTCATCGAACTGATGGTCAAGGTGGGCGACACCATCAAGGTGGACCAGTCGCTGATCACCGTGGAATCGGACAAGGCCAGCATGGAAATTCCTTCGACCCACGCCGGCGTGGTCAAGGAATTGAAGATCAAGGTCGGCGATAAAGTCGCCGAAGGCAGCGTGCTGCTGGTGGTCGATGCGGCTGGTGCCGATGCAACTGCCCCGGCACCAGCCGCTGCTGCTGCGCCTGCACCGGCAGCAGCACCTGTTGCTGCGCCAGCGGCCGCGATCGTCCCGGCCGGCAATTACAGCGGCCAGGTCGATATCGATGTCGACATGATGGTGCTGGGCGGCGGTCCCGGCGGTTATTCGGCGGCGTTCCGCGCGGCCGACCTGGGGCTGAGCACCGTCATCGTCGAGCGTTATGTAACGCTGGGCGGGGTCTGCCTGAACGTCGGCTGCATCCCGTCGAAAGCGCTGCTGCACGTGGCGTCGGTGATCGACGAGACGGCGCATATGTCCCACACCGGCGTCACGTTCGCCAAGCCGGCCATCGACATCGACCAGGTGCGCAAGTACAAGGAAGGCGTGATCAAGAACATGACCGGCGGTCTGGCCGGCATGGCCAAGGCACGCAAGACGCAAGTGGTCACTGGTGTCGGCCAGTTTCTGAGCGCCAACCACATCGAAGTGACGGCTGCTGACGGCACCAAGAAGGTTGTGCAGTTCAAGCAGGCCATCATCGCCGCCGGTTCGTCGGTGGTCAAACTGCCGTTCGTGCCGGAAGATCCGCGCATCGTCGATTCGACCGGCGCGCTGGAGTTGCGCCAGATCCCGAAACGCATGCTGGTCATCGGCGGCGGCATCATCGGCCTGGAAATGGCGACGGTGTACTCGACCTTCGGCGCGCGCATCGACGTGGTTGAAATGATGGATGGACTGATGCAGGGCGCCGACCGCGATGCGGTCAAGGTCTGGCAAAAGTTCAACGAAAAACGCTTCGACAACATCATGACCAAGACCAGGACGGTTGCTGTCGAAGCCCTGCCGGAAGGCATCAAGGTCAGCTTTGAAGCAGCGGAAGCGGGCGCCACCGCGCCTGCGCCGCAGCTCTACGACCTGGTGCTGGTGGCCGTCGGCCGCAGCCCGAACGGCAAGAAACTGGCCGCCGACAAGGCTGGCGTGCAAGTGACCGACCGCGGCTTCATCAATGTCGACAGCCAGATGCGCACCAACGTGCCGAACATCTTCGCCATCGGCGACCTGGTCGGCCAGCCGATGCTGGCCCACAAGGCGGTGCATGAAGGCCACGTTGCCGCTGAAGCGGCGGCAGGCCAGAAGTCGCACTTCGACGTCAAGGTGATTCCATCGGTGGCCTACACCGATCCGGAAGTGGCATGGGCCGGCATTACCGAAGACGAAGCGAAAGCCAAGGGCATCAAGGTCGAGAAGGGCCACTTCCCTTGGGCCGCTTCCGGCCGCGCCGTGGCCAATGGCCGCGCCGAAGGCTACACCAAGCTGCTGTTCGACGCGGAAACCCACCGCATCGTCGGCGGTACCATCGTCGGCACGCACGCCGGCGACATGATCGGTGAAATCGCGCTGGCGATCGAGATGGGCGCCGACGGCACCGACATCGGCAAGACCATCCATCCTCACCCGACGCTGGGCGAATCGATCGGCATGGCGGCCGAAGTGTACGAAGGCGTGTGCACCGATTTGCCGCCGCCGCGCAAGCGCTAAGCTGTCAGCAGCATAGAAAACCGGGACCGCCGCCAGGCCGTCCCGGTTTTTTTACGTCCCCGGCAGTTGATTTCACCAATCGAAGAGTCCGCGGGGATTGATATTTCAACGTCGTGTAGATTGGAGAGTATTGCCCTACGGTAAAAGTGTGAAAATTCTTTCTCCAGGGATTTTATATTGCCAAGCTGTTGATCAGTCATTGCCAACCGCCGTGTATCGGTCGTGCTTCCGGACCAGGGCTCAACAATGTAGCTTTTCCCCAAGCCCGTGATGGATACCACAAGCCGTAGGATCATGAAAAAATTTACCGCGCTCCATATCTCCGACGCGAAGCTCAGGCGCAGCGATTTCCAGCAAGAGGGCATCTGCGCGCTGTTCGCCGATATCGCCGCGTACCGCGCCAGCGGCCAGCACATCGATGCGATTTTCTTCAGCGGCGAACTGGTGGCGCGCGACGCGGCTCCCGATTCCGGTGGCGGCGCCACGCCAGCCTATGTGTATGAACAATTCCTGCGCCCGGTGCTGCAGGCGGCCGCGTCGCCGGGCATGCGCTTTTACCTGGTGCCGGGCGGCCGCGCGCCGGGCGGGATCCGGCAGGACAGTTTTGGCGGTACCGGCTTCAGTTTTTTCTCGACCCTGGCCGAAGCTGGCGCCGGGCAGCGGGCGCACTACAAGAATATCCACGCGGTGTTCCACGGGCATAAACAGGCCGACAGCGCAGTGTCGCTGATGAATGCGCTGGGAGTTTTATATAAAAGCAATCCCGGCGGCCTGTGCCGGTCTGAAGGCTGTTTTCCCGCGTATGCGCTGCTGGAGTTCAATGCCGAGCCGGAACCGCGCTGGACCGTCGCGCTGCGGGTCTACGATGAGCAGCGCAACGATTTCCGGGCCACCTCGGTGTACACGCCGAACGGCAAGGAAACCTATCGCATGGATGCGGAATATGTGTTTGCCACCTTGTTGCCGCGTATTAATCCGGCCGATGGCTACATCGATGGCTTGCTGGGCAAGCCGAATCCGGGGCTGCCTGCCGATGAGACGGTTCCAGGTGCCACGGCGGCGCGCGGCTTCCTGATCGAGCTGGCGCTGTGGCTGTTCGAGGCGGACCGGCTGGCCTTGCAACAATCCGAGCTGGAACGTTTCGCCAGCGATTATTGCGCCGTGGCCGGCATGTGCTGGAGCGCCGAAGTGTTGCTGGACAGTTTGTACCAGAATGGCTTGTTGCTGAAAACAGATGGCCAGGTGGCGTTTCAGTTTGATTATTTCCGCACTTTTTTCCTGGCGCAGCGCTTTGAAACATCTAGCGACCTGATGCGTTACGGGCTGGCGCAAGCGAGCGGGCCGGACGCCGATCCGGAATCCGCAACGGAATCCTTGCCGGCGTCCGGCCTGGCGCTGCCCGGCATGCCTTACCTGAGCCGCAGCATACCAGCTGACCTGATCAAGACTTGAGGGTGCCCTTGAAGAACAGGTCCAGTCCCTGTTCCGCGTTGCGGCGCGATTCCTGGTCGCTCGGCATATGGGTCGACGGGAACAGCAGGCGCGACATTTGATCGCCCATCAGGCAGTTGATCAGGTGCAACGCCAGCATGTCGACCGGCACTTGTTCGCGGAAATGGCTGCGGATGGCGGGCCGGCTGAAAAAGCGTATCAATAATTCGCGGGTCTGGCCCGGGCCGACCTTGTGGAAGGTCAGCGCCAGTTCCGGCGAGGCTTCCGCCTCGGCGACCACCATCCGGTTCAGGCGCACCGCTTCCGGCTTGTTGATCAGCCTGACGAAGCGCAGCGCAAAATCGCCCAGTATCTCTTGCATCGGACGGCGATCGGCATCCATCGCCGTCATCGTCGAGAAATAGGCCGAACGGCGCCGTTCCACCACCGCATTGAACAAGCCGGCCTTGCCGCCGAACTTGACGTAAATCGTACGTACCGCGACGTGCGCTTCGCGCGCGATGCTTTCCAGGCTGACCTTGCCGTAACCATGTTGCAGGAACAGGCAACCGGCCGTATCGAGCAAATGTTCGAGGCGCGCTTCCTGGTCGGCGGCGCGCGGGCGTCCGGCCGGCTTGCTGGCGCAACAGAATTCGGGATCTGACGCCGGCGCCGGTGTGCTGTCGGTGGAAATCGGGTCGGCCACGTCCGGCTGGGCATGATCCGACGCGTCATTTTTGCGGCTGGCTAATGACATGTCTCTGCGATCTGTACTTGTTGTGAATGTCCGTACTGTAGTTCAAAATAAAATGAAATGCAATCGTTTCATTTCTTGACTTTGGATTTTCTTTGCCCAATAATGAACCTATATCATTTCATTTTTGGAGCGCAGTATGTCTGAGCAGCACAACCTGGCCGAACAAAAAGTACTTGGCGCGGTACCGCCAGCAGTCCCGGCGTCGGCCCCTGTTGCGCCCGCCGCGGCGACGCCGCCGAACCGCCGTGTGATGGTCATCGCCGGCCTGATCGCGATCGCCGCGATCGGCGCCGGCGGCCGCATGTGGTATCGCAGCCATTATTTCGTCGATACCGACAATGCCTATGTGTCCGGCCACGTACATCCGGTGTCCTCGCGCATTGCCGGCGTGGTCACCCGCGTGCTGATCGACGATAACCAGGTGGTCAAGGAAGGCGATGTGATCGCCGAACTCGATCCATTCGACCAGCGCGTCAAGGCCGAGCAAATCCAGGCCCAGATCGCCAGCGCCGAGCAGCAAGTCTTGCAATCCGATGCGCAAATCGCCCAGGTGAAGGCGCAAGCGAGCGCGGCGCAGGCGCAAGTGGTGCAGTCGGAAGCGCTGCTGCTGCGCGCCAGACAGGACGCCGACCGTTTTGGCCAGTTGTATACCAGCCAGATGAAAGCCGTGTCGAAAGCGGAAGTGGATGCCGCCAACGCCGGCCGGACCAGCGCGGTGGCCGACCTGGCCGCGCGCCGCGACAGCGCGGCCGCCGCCAAGGAGCAGATCGCCGCAGCCGGCGCGGCCCGCGACGTGTTGAAGGCGCAAGTGGAAGTATTGCGTGTGCAATTGAAAGACGCGCAACAACAATTGGCGTATAACCAGATCCTGGCGCCGGTATCGGGCCGCATCGGCAAGCGCAATGTCGAGACCGGCATGCGGGTGCAGCCCGGCCAGCAATTGGCCGCCATCGTGCAAGACAATGTATGGGTCACCGCCAACTTCAAGGAAACGCAGCTGGCCGACCTGCATCGCGGCCAGGCTGTGCATGTCCGCGTCGATGCGCTGCCGGGCAAGAAACTGGTCGGCACGCTGGACAGCTTCGCCCCTGCATCGGGCGCGCAATTCGCGTTGCTGCCGGCCGATAACGCCACCGGTAATTTCACCAAGATCGTGCAGCGCGTGCCGGTCAAGGTCGTGTTCAAGCCGGAAGACATCAAGGCCCTCGACGGCCGCCTGGTGCCGGGCATGTCGGTGGTCGCCGAAGTGGAAGTGAACCAGCCCGAGGCCGCCGGCGGCGCCACCAAGACCGCGACCCGCTAAGCAGCAGCCATGAGCAGCTCGACAACCACACTGGCACGGCCGCCAGCCTTTCCTGCCATCAGCGAACACGTGTCCGGCCGTACCTGGATCGCGGTCGCGGCCGGCATGCTGGGCGCCTTCATGGCGGTGCTCGACATCCAGATCACCAACTCGTCGCTGAAGGATATCCTCGGCGCGCTGTCGGCCACCCAGGAAGAAGGCTCGTGGATTTCCACCGCCTACCTGGTGGCGGAAATCATCGTCATCCCGCTGACCGCGCTGTTGACGCGGGCGTTCGGCTTGCGCACCTATATGATCGGCACCACTTCCTTGTTCCTGCTGTTTTCGACCTTGTGCGGCGCGTCGTGGAACCTGCAAAGCATGATCGTGTTCCGCATGCTGCAAGGCTTTACCGGCGGCGCGCTGATACCGATGGCGTTCACGCTGGTGATGACCAAGCTGCCGCCGGCCAAGCGCTCCACCGGCGTCGCCATTTTCGGCCTGACTGCGACGCTGGCGCCGGCGATGGGACCGACGCTGGGCGGCTACCTCAGCGAAATCTATGGCTGGCCATCGATTTTCTACATCAACTGGGTGCCGGGCGTGCTGCTGATCGCCGGCATGATGTACGGCCTGGAGCGCGAGCCGAAGAACTTGACATTGCTGTGGAAAGCCGACTGGCTGGGCATCGCCTGCATGGCGCTCGGTCTCGGTTCGCTGACGATTTTCCTGGAAGAGGGCAATACCAAGGATTGGTTCGATTCGCTGTTCATCATCACCTTCGCCGGCCTGGCGATCGCCGGCCTGCTGGGCTGGGTCATCACCAATGCCACCAGCAAGGAGCCGTTCGTCAACCTGTCGCTGTATGGCACGCGTAACTTCCTGGTGGCCACCGTGCTGTCGGCGGTGACCGGCATGGGCTTGTACGGTTCGGCCTTTTTGCTGCCGCTGTTCCTCGGCCAGATCGCCGGCTATTCGCCGATGCAGATCGGCGAAGTGATCATGTGGGTCGGCTTGCCGCAATTGCTGATCATGCCGTTCGTCGCCAGGATGTCGTCGCGGGTCGACAACCGCATCCTGTGCAGCTTCGGCTTGCTGTTGTTCGGCGGCTCCTGCCTGATGAACGCGTACATGGACGCGGGCACCGGCTACGACCAGCTGCTGTGGTCGCAAGTGGTGCGCGCGCTGGGCCAGCCGTTCGTCATGCTGACCTTGTCGAACTTCGCCATGAAAGGCGTGGCGCCGAAAGACATGCCGTCGGCGTCGAGCCTGTTCAACATGACCCGAAACCTGGGCGGTTCGATCGGCATCGCGCTGCTGGCGACGGCGCTCAGCACGCGCGAACATTTTCATTCGCAGCGGCTGGGCGAATCGGTCAGCATGCTGGCAAGCGCCACCCAATTGCGGATCGACCAGCTGACCCAGTCCTTCATCGGCAAGGGCTACGACGCGGTCACCGCCGGCCAGCAGGCGCTGGCGGCGATCGACGGCGTGGTGCGGCGCGAAGCGTATGTGATGGCTTACAACGACGGCTTTTTCCTGATTGGCTGCATCTTGATCGGCTGTATCGTGCCGCTGTGGCTGGCCGATAAATTGAAGGCGCCGGGCAGCGGTGGCGGCGGGCATTAAGCGCCTGAGCATGCCCCGATAAATAATGACAGAGGTATTGATTATGTTGACACGTTTAAAAAGCATCACCGTGGCCGTTGGCGCCGCGTTGGCGGTGGCCGGCTGCACCACGGTCGGCCCGGATTTCAAGGCGCCGGCGCATGTCGCCGACAGCGCTTTCCGGTACCAGGCCGGCGCCAGCGACAATACCGCGCAGTTGCCGAAAGACTGGTGGAGCGTGTTCGGCGACGCGACCCTGGACCGCCTCGAACAGGGCGCGCTGCGCGACAATCCGAGCGTGCGCGTGGCGGCCCAGCGCCTGCTGCAGGCGCTGGCGCAAACCAACCGCGCGCACGCGGCCCGGATGCCGGAAGTGGACGGCGGCATCGGTGTGTCGAATACCCGCAGTTCGGCCTATACTTCGCAAGGACTGGCGCTGGGCGGACAGTCGATCAGCGGCAACAACTACAGCGCCGGCGTGTCGTTTTCGTATGAACTCGACCTGGTCGGCCAATTGCGCCGACTGGTCGAGGCGGCCGATGCCGAGGTGCTGGTGGCCGAGGCCAGCCGCGACGGCGTGCTGCTGATGCTGGCGTCGCAAGTGGCGACCAACTACTGGCAATTGCGCGGCCTGGACGCCGAGATGGCGATCCTGGACGGCGCGCTGGCCACCCGCCGCGAATCGGAGCAACTGGTCGAGGCGCGCTTCAACGCCGGCTTGACCAATGAACTGGACCTGGCCCGCGCGCGGGTCGAACGGGCCAACGCGCAGGCCGATTTGCACGAGGTGCGGCGGCAGCGTAATTTGCTGGAAAATAAATTGGCTGTGTTGATCGGCAAATCGCCGGCCGAGATGTCATTGCCGGCCGCCGAGCATGCCGAAGCGTTGCCGCAACCGCCGGCGATTCCGGTCGGCTTGCCGGCCAGCCTGCTGGCGCAGCGTCCCGACCTGGCCGGCAGCATGGCCAACCTGCGCTCGACCAATGCGCAAATCGGCATCGCCGAAGCCGCGTTTTACCCATCGGTGAAATTGACCGGCAGTTACGGCTATGCGTCGGAAAGCTTGCGCGACCTGGCCAAGGGCGGTGCGCGCCAGTTCAGCGCCGGGCCGTTGTCCTTGTCGCTGCCGATCTTTTCCGGTGGCCGCAACGAGGCCAACCTGGCGCTGACCAAGGCGCGTTACGAAGAAGCGCTGGCCGACCATGAAAGCAAGCTGCTGACCGCCTTGCGCGAAGTGGAAGACGCGTTGTCGGACCTGGAACAGCGCCAGTTGCAGGGCCAGGCCCAGCAAGAGTCGCAGCAGGCGGCGGCGCGCGCCTACCTGGTGGCGCGCGCGCGTTACGAGCGCGGCGTGTCGAACTACCTCGACGTCACCGACGCGCAGCGCAGTTCGCTGGCGGCCGACCGCGCGGCGGTACAGATCAAGACCCAGCGCCTGCTGGCGACGGTCGCCGTGGCGCGTGCGCTGGGCGCCGGCTGGCAGCCCAGCGCCGCGCTGGCGGCGGTGGCTGACGGCGCCAGCGCACAATAACGCCAGCCTGTAGCAGGATCAGGGGATCTGGTATGAATCGCCGTTGACGCTCCAGCTCAACGGCGTTTTCAAGTCCAGGTTGCCGTTTTTCAGGAACAGGCGCTGCTGGGTGTCGATCCGGTCGACATTGCCGGCATGGTCGGATTCACCGGCCATCAGCGCGCGCCGCACATCCAGGAACGCATTCAGGTACGCCGTCTCATTGCCGCCCTGCGACGGCGGCAATGCGCGGCGCAGCGCCTGGGCGCGCAAGCCGTAAAAACTATTGCTGAGCGTGTCGCCGCCCGGCCCGTGCATGACGATCGCGTCGTAGTAGATGAATTGTCCCAGCGTCCCCAAACCGTCTTGCTTGGCCTGTGCCACGGACGGATTGAAATACATATTGTCGCGCAGCGTGTCCTGGCCTTTCTGGAACGCCGGATCCTTGGCGGCGACTTTCCAGTGGGCTACAAAATTCGGATCGAGGCCGGCGTGCGACGCGGTGCCGTTGACCTTGCGCAGCGCCGGCAGGTATGTGCTCAGCACATTGCCTGAGTTGGTCTTGGTGTAGGCTTCGACCAGTTCCAGCATGTCGCCGGTGCCGGACGTGAAACCGATGATGCCGCCGGTATAACCCCGGCCGTCGCTGATGTCTTCGATATAGGCATATTGCGCCTTCCAGTCCAGCGATGAATTTTCGGCGCTGGCGACCAGTTGCATCGCGATTTCCTTTTTGTCCACTGCGCTCAGGCCGTCCGCCGCGGCGGCCACTGACTGGCCTGGCAGCAATGATGAACTGGAATTTCCTGTCTGCCCGCTGCCACCGCCGCAAGCGCTTAAGACCAGCGCCAGTGCCATGGTAATGAGCACGGTAGCGTGCCGCTGGCCAGAATGTGTCGTCTTGTAAGTCATGGTTGATACCCTGTGGTTTTTGTCCGGCGATGCTGGTCAGCCGACCTGGACTGAAGTCCAGCTCGTCGGTCTAGTTGAATTGCGGAAGATGAAAAACAGAGGGGAGGTTCACATCGGATACAGGATATGGTCCTCTCCGAAACCTGGCGGCGGCGTGATTTCGCCTTCAATTCTAAAGGATCAAGACTGACTTTTTCTATAGCTATTTTTGCAAATTGGATTGCGAAAAACTGAGGCAGCCTCAGGTATACGGGAGATGCTTAGGGGATCTACTTAGAGCCTGTCCCAGTAGATGAATATGCCCTGTTCTGGCGCTCCTCAGGAACGGGGACTGGGTTGATCGTCGTCGCGTGGCCCGCCACGCGTCCTCCTCACGCCTGGTCCGCGCTCCCGATGCGCGGCCAGAACAAGACGCTCACTACTGGGATAGGCTCTTAGAGCCTGTTCCGGCAGACAATACATCGCCTGCCGGGACAGGTTCTGACAGACCCGTCGCGCGGCTGCGGCCGGGCCGGGCCGGCGCCGGCCATCGCGGCCGCCGGCCTGTTTTTGTCAGCGCGGATGCGCGTCAGGGAATGTGGAAAGAGGTCTGGTTGACCTTCCAGTTCAACGGCGTTTTCAAGTCCAGGTTCGCATTTTGCAGGAACAGGCGCTGCTCGGTATCGATCCGGTCGATATTGCCGGCGTGGTCGGATTCGCTGAGCATCAGTGCGCGCCGCACATCCAGGAACGCGTTCAGGTACGCTGTTTCATCGCCGCCCTTCGATGGCGGCAGCGCCTTTTGCAGCGCAACGGCGCGGATGCCGTTAAAACTGCTGCGCTGGGTATCCGAACCCGGGCCGTGCATGACGATCGCGTCGTAGTAGATGAATTGGCCCAGCGTGCGCAAACCGTCCTGCTTGGCCAGCGCCACGGCGGGATTGAAATATTCATTATCGCGCAGCGTGTCCTGGCTTTGCTTGAATACCGCATCTTGGGCGGCAATGCCCCAATCGGCGACGAAATTCGGATCGAGGCCATCGTGCGAGGCGCTGCCATTGACCTTGCGCAGCGCCGGCAGGTATTTGCCCAGCACATTGACTGGCTGGATCGCGTTATAGGCGGTGACCAGTTCCAGCATGTCGCCGGTGCCGGAGGTGAAGCCGATGATGCCGGCGGTATAACCGCGACCGTCGCCGATATCCTCGATATAGCCGTATTGCGCCTTCCAGTTCAGCGATGAGTTTTCGGCGCTGGAGACCAGCTGCATCGCGATTTCCTTCTTGTCGGCCGCGCTCAAGCCGTCTGCAGAGGCCGGTGGCGGTGACGGCGGTGGCGGCGGGGTCACGACCGGCGTGTCCGGGCCGGCCGGTGCGCTGGGGTTGGCCGGCTGGCCGCCTGCGCCTCCTCCACCGCCGCAAGCGCTTAACGTCAATCCGATGACGAACAGCACGGTAGCGTTGCTCCGGCCAAAATATGTGGCGAAATAAGTCATGATTAATACCCTGTGGTTTTTTGTGCGAGCATGCCGGCCACACAACCTTGTCAAGTGGCCAGCTGGTCGTTTGAGTTGACGAGAAAAAAATAACAAAAGATCACAGGCGTGCGGGTCCCGGTCTTCGCTGAAACTTTGCGGCGCAATGATGCCGCAGAGATTTTACGTGAAGGGAGCTTTTCTTGCCTGCCGTGCTTCGACAGAACAGCGGCCCCTCGATCGGGCCGGCTATCGGTGTCGCTTTTCGCGGCAGGTGCCTGGCCGGTGCCCGACTGCGCTCGCCGGCCGGGCGCCAGCGGACGTCAATTGATTTGATAGGGATCGTGGTTGACTTTCCAGCTCAGCGGCGTGTTCAAGTTCAGGTTGCCGCTTGTCAGGAACAGGCGCTGCTGGGTGTCGATCCGGTCGATATTGTGCTTGTGGTCGGACTCGGTCAGCATCAGCGCGCGGCGGGCATCCAGGAAGGCGGCCAGGTACGCCGTTTCATCGCCTTTCCGGGCCGGCGGCAGGGCCTTGAGCAGCGCCGCGGCGCGGATGCCTTGCAGGCTGTGCGGTTTCTTGGCGCTACCCGGACCGTGCATGACGATGGCGTCGTAGTAAATGAATTGTCCCAGCGTGCCCAGGCCATCCTGCTTGGCCAGGATCACGGCGGGATCGAAATATTGCGCATTTAATACGTTCATCTGGGCTTGCTGGAACACGGGATCGGTGGCGGCGTTCTTCCAGTCCGGCACAAAATTCGGATCGAGGCCGGCGTGCGAGGCGCTGTGATTCACTTGCTGCAGCGCTGGTAAATATTGACTCAGGATATTGCCTGGCTCGGCAACGGTATACGCCTTGACCAGGTCGAGCATGTCGTCGGTGGCCGAGGTGAAACCGACCAGGCCGGCGGTATAACCGCGCTCATCGCCGATGTCTTCGATAATCGCATATTGCGACTTCCAGTCCAGCGTCGAGTTTTCGGAACTGGACACCAGTTCCATCGCGAGCTCCTTTTTATCCGGTGCGTTCAGGCCGTCCGGCGTATTGACCACGACCACGCGGCCTTGCAGCGAGGTCGCGGCGGCGCCCGGTTCGGCATTGCCGCCGCCGCACGCGCCTAATGTCAATCCAACGCTGATGGCGAGCAGCACGGCCGCATGCTTGCGCCTCATATATGGTGCGATATAAGTCATTTGTCATTCCCTATGTTTTTTATTCGACAATCCCGGTGCGCCAACGCGCGGCTATTCCGGTGCATTGTGTTGAAATTAACTCAGATGAGAAATAGTCAGGGA includes these proteins:
- a CDS encoding efflux transporter outer membrane subunit, whose translation is MLTRLKSITVAVGAALAVAGCTTVGPDFKAPAHVADSAFRYQAGASDNTAQLPKDWWSVFGDATLDRLEQGALRDNPSVRVAAQRLLQALAQTNRAHAARMPEVDGGIGVSNTRSSAYTSQGLALGGQSISGNNYSAGVSFSYELDLVGQLRRLVEAADAEVLVAEASRDGVLLMLASQVATNYWQLRGLDAEMAILDGALATRRESEQLVEARFNAGLTNELDLARARVERANAQADLHEVRRQRNLLENKLAVLIGKSPAEMSLPAAEHAEALPQPPAIPVGLPASLLAQRPDLAGSMANLRSTNAQIGIAEAAFYPSVKLTGSYGYASESLRDLAKGGARQFSAGPLSLSLPIFSGGRNEANLALTKARYEEALADHESKLLTALREVEDALSDLEQRQLQGQAQQESQQAAARAYLVARARYERGVSNYLDVTDAQRSSLAADRAAVQIKTQRLLATVAVARALGAGWQPSAALAAVADGASAQ
- a CDS encoding chitosanase; translated protein: MTYFATYFGRSNATVLFVIGLTLSACGGGGGAGGQPANPSAPAGPDTPVVTPPPPPSPPPASADGLSAADKKEIAMQLVSSAENSSLNWKAQYGYIEDIGDGRGYTAGIIGFTSGTGDMLELVTAYNAIQPVNVLGKYLPALRKVNGSASHDGLDPNFVADWGIAAQDAVFKQSQDTLRDNEYFNPAVALAKQDGLRTLGQFIYYDAIVMHGPGSDTQRSSFNGIRAVALQKALPPSKGGDETAYLNAFLDVRRALMLSESDHAGNIDRIDTEQRLFLQNANLDLKTPLNWKVNQTSFHIP
- a CDS encoding chitosanase, with translation MQLVASAENSSLDWKAQYAYIEDISDGRGYTGGIIGFTSGTGDMLELVEAYTKTNSGNVLSTYLPALRKVNGTASHAGLDPNFVAHWKVAAKDPAFQKGQDTLRDNMYFNPSVAQAKQDGLGTLGQFIYYDAIVMHGPGGDTLSNSFYGLRAQALRRALPPSQGGNETAYLNAFLDVRRALMAGESDHAGNVDRIDTQQRLFLKNGNLDLKTPLSWSVNGDSYQIP
- a CDS encoding chitosanase; this translates as MTYIAPYMRRKHAAVLLAISVGLTLGACGGGNAEPGAAATSLQGRVVVVNTPDGLNAPDKKELAMELVSSSENSTLDWKSQYAIIEDIGDERGYTAGLVGFTSATDDMLDLVKAYTVAEPGNILSQYLPALQQVNHSASHAGLDPNFVPDWKNAATDPVFQQAQMNVLNAQYFDPAVILAKQDGLGTLGQFIYYDAIVMHGPGSAKKPHSLQGIRAAALLKALPPARKGDETAYLAAFLDARRALMLTESDHKHNIDRIDTQQRLFLTSGNLNLNTPLSWKVNHDPYQIN